The sequence ACTCATTAGATCAAAAACAAACCAAATTTTATTCTATCGCTACACTTACGCTTGTTGCTTTTCTTAAGCTTGTTGATAGTAGCCTGGAACTCTAAACCATTTGCGGCACATATCTAAGAAGTAACCGTAAAGTACGCCCATACCACATGAGATAACTGCATTACTGGTTACCGCGGTCACGATCTGATCGCTTGAAGCGCCCACCGCCAACAAAATACCCGCATACACAGGTGATTGGAATAACACGTAAGCCATAAGATCAGACAAGTTCTTCATCAACGAAATTTGTGAAAGTTTTGCACCATTGCGCAAGAACCAATCACGAAAGACACCATAAGGCCATGCGATAGCAATGTTTACCGGAATAGATAACGTTCGTGAAGCAAGAGATTGCTCAAACGTCATTCCAGAGATAAACACTTCTACGATCATGCCAGAGATAAAACAGAAAACTACCATAGCAAATGTATCCGCCGCTGCGTTACGGATACAAAATGAACCACGAGACTTCATTGATGCCAAACCTAAAATATATCACTACCTATTTAGTGATTTAGTAACATATAAACAAGGTGTTTCCACACCCTACCAGATAATGTCGCTATTAAATCACAAGATAGGTAGTCATACATTCCAAATTCAAAATCAAGTTGTAAATTAACAACCAAAAACCACTTGAAAAGCAGTCACTTCCACCAAGAAATCACATCAAGGTCAAATAATGGACAATTCGTTGTTTACTTTCTGTAATTAAACAACAACTAGGCCATGGGCAGGTTGACAGTAATGATATTAATAACATCTTGAGTAGGAGGAGCGCCCTGAGAAACCTGCTCTAAAGCCTTATCCACTTGGTAGGTTAGTTCAGCATTGTTCATAGGTCTGACATGAACACGCAAGCTCTCTAATGCAAATTGAATCAACTCGAGATTGTTGTCTTCAAGTGCCACGTAAAGTGTCACCAACAACTCTTCAGTATTGTCTTTGTTTCGTAGGTCAGGTTTAGGCAGCGAGCGACTTTGACTCTTTTGCCCATTAAGGTGTGTTTTTTGAGTATTAGCGTTATTGCTTTCTAGCTCATAGGTTTCTGTTCCATGACTTGCTCTTTCATGATTAGCTTGATCATAGCTATAGTCGGCACTATCACTCTGTTCATCATTACTATCTTCCTCGTGGAACTGGTAGAGCTTGTTCGAATATCGGAATAAAGCGTCGTCGAGCTCTCGCTCATCGATAGGTTTTGCAATGATGTAGTCGACACCCGCACCGAGCATACGCTCGCGAGTCTCTTTAAATACATCTGCAGTACAACCAAATATTAAGACGGATGAAACATCGCCAATTAAAGCACGAATCGCAGTTGTTGATTCCACACCGTCCATCACTGGCATGTGGTTATCCATCAACACCAAATCAAAATGCTCAGCAACGACGGCTTGTATGGCAAGCTCACCGTTTTCGACGCTCTTACACGTGAACCCTTTGCTGCTCATGAAGGTTTCGATGATGACGGTATTGGTTCGGTTATCCTCAACAATCAGCACTTTCAAACCGGAGTAATCTAATTTCTTGTGTGGCAAGCTCTCTATCTCACCAGGCTGACATGGTTGGATCTTCAATCGAACATCAAAGCTCGTGCCTATGCCCTCTTCGCTGGTGACCGTAATGCTGCCATCCATGAGCTGGGCAATCTTCTTCACAATAGCTAAGCCAAGGCCAGTACCTCCAAAACGTCTTGTAGTCGACGATTCTGCCTGTTCGAAAGGTTTGAAAATACGTTTTTGAGCTTCTTTAGAAATACCGATACCAGTGTCACGAACTCGAATACTCAGATAGGTGTCACTGCCCTCGACGATTTCTTTAAAGTACACCTCAACAAAGCCTCTAGAAGTGAACTTCACAGCGTTATTCAATAGATTAAACAAGATTTGACGCAAGCGTGCTTTATCCGAGAAGTACCAACGACCTGAAGGCACTTCAGAGTACACTTTGAATTGGAGGCCTTTTTCAGAAGATAAGGTGTAGTAGACACTGTTAATACTGCCGATGATCGAATCCAGAGGGAATCGAGTTTCATCGAGATCCAACCTGCCCTGCTCGATCTTCGAGAAATCCAAGATCTCATTGAGCAGTGTCATCATATGATCGCCTGA is a genomic window of Vibrio sp. ED004 containing:
- a CDS encoding L-alanine exporter AlaE, with the translated sequence MKSRGSFCIRNAAADTFAMVVFCFISGMIVEVFISGMTFEQSLASRTLSIPVNIAIAWPYGVFRDWFLRNGAKLSQISLMKNLSDLMAYVLFQSPVYAGILLAVGASSDQIVTAVTSNAVISCGMGVLYGYFLDMCRKWFRVPGYYQQA
- a CDS encoding hybrid sensor histidine kinase/response regulator gives rise to the protein MVALGLYLAMFIAIVGSVTYYVVESPVRAKLQQNLDLRTQLLSALITEPLSSSQGFVDSLVGFAQAHRKGEDVIPLFKSMLAASDDTIVSAGIWPEPYALDSDKLLNSYFFNKADDGTIDQLFSYNNPKNAPYHEEYWYTSVVDKPQGTISWSDVYIDPYTHVRMITASSPYYYDGTFAGIATVDLSLEELLGFIKNHAEEYNLGITLRDKLNQVLVSHNFNLVEGIYISSNQFGEFGWQVDVVNSKSRVADEVFRQVMSVEGGIVPLLLLCVMAGYYLLNRYLISPITNIAAKVGGSKAGEIIDVEYSSDDEIGHLIKTFNEKTIYLEAEKVKAQASTNAKTAFLATLSHEIRTPMNGVLGTAQILLKTPLNSEQEKHLKSLYESGDHMMTLLNEILDFSKIEQGRLDLDETRFPLDSIIGSINSVYYTLSSEKGLQFKVYSEVPSGRWYFSDKARLRQILFNLLNNAVKFTSRGFVEVYFKEIVEGSDTYLSIRVRDTGIGISKEAQKRIFKPFEQAESSTTRRFGGTGLGLAIVKKIAQLMDGSITVTSEEGIGTSFDVRLKIQPCQPGEIESLPHKKLDYSGLKVLIVEDNRTNTVIIETFMSSKGFTCKSVENGELAIQAVVAEHFDLVLMDNHMPVMDGVESTTAIRALIGDVSSVLIFGCTADVFKETRERMLGAGVDYIIAKPIDERELDDALFRYSNKLYQFHEEDSNDEQSDSADYSYDQANHERASHGTETYELESNNANTQKTHLNGQKSQSRSLPKPDLRNKDNTEELLVTLYVALEDNNLELIQFALESLRVHVRPMNNAELTYQVDKALEQVSQGAPPTQDVINIITVNLPMA